The Candidatus Deferrimicrobiaceae bacterium genomic sequence CCAGCCGGATCTGCGCCGACATGCTGTAGAATCGCCTCGAACTCTCCTCCGACCGCGCGAGCAACAAATCGGCCAACGCCCGGGCGATACGACCGTTTCCGTCTTCGAAGGGATGGATCGTGACGAACCACAGGTGGGCCAAGGCGGCGCGCAGGACGAGATGGGTGGATTCCCCCCGGTCGTCGAACCAGGCCAGGAATGCGGCCATCTCCTTTTCGATCCGCTTGGCGGCGGGAGCCTCGTAGTGGACGTTCTCCCGACCGACCGGCCCGGAGACCACCTGCATCGGGCCTTCCGAGTCGTCGCGCCAGGCGCCGACCCTTAATTTCTTCATGCCGCTGTAACCGGCCGGGAAAAGCGACGCGTGCCACCCGAACAGGCGTTCGCGCGTCAGCGGCGCCGCGTAATCGCTGGTGGCGTCCAGCATCATCGACACGACCCCGTCGATCTCCCGATCGGAAGATCCCACCGCTGCGTCTGCGATCCCGAGTCGCCTCGAGACGGAGGAACGCACCCTGCTCCAGTCGAGTACCTCGCCCTCGATCTCGCTCGACTTGACGATGTTCAGGGTGTTCGCTTCCAGCTCCGCATTCTCGCTCTCACGAAGACCCAGCGACTCCATCCGACCGAGTAGCCGGCCCTGTCGGTAGGAAACGCTTGCGAGCTGCGTCGACAGCGAACCGAGATCCCAACGGAATACGGGCCAATCGGGTAGTTCATGGATGTACAGGACCATTCTCCGCACCTCACACGGAGATTATAGGTCTTATTCTCCGCAAAAAGCCAGCAGTATCTTCGCAGTATGTGCGGTCATTTGCGCGAAGACCGCAGGGAGAGCACCATCACCTCAGGTTTGGCCGTTGCCACTGGATAGTCCCCCGCGTCGAACGCCCTGCCGGCGGCCTTCCCGAAGGATTGCTTGCCGTCGTAGCGCCAGTCCTCGCCAATGTCGATCGGCTCGTACTTCTCGAAAAACGAGCGGCCAACCTCGCCGCCTTCCAGTTGAATACCGTCCTTGTAGACGTCGAACAACGCCTTCTTCTGCTCGAAGACGTCGTTGAGCGCGCCGGTGTGGGAACACGCCTGCATCTTCCGCGACAGTTCCTCATACCGGGCGTGTGTCTCATATATGGCGACACCCTATGGGCGGCATAGTAGACTCGGGGGCGAGACTCATTTATCGGAGGATTGGCGATGCGGCTGGACGTCCTGGTCAGGTTCCTGAAGATGCACCGGCTGCTCTCGCGGGTGACGGGCGCTACGATCGCCGACTTGATGGAGGAAGCCCAGGTTTCCCGCGCCACGGTCTATCGGTTGCTGGCCGCCGTCGAAAATTCCGGCGACGCCCTGGAGAAGGAGGAGCTGCCGACCCGTCACGTCCGATACCGGCTGCTCGACCCATTTTGCAAGGGGAACAACAGCGACCACGCCTTCCGGATTGCCCGGGACGAACTGATCGCGGTGCAGTTTGTCCGCCGGTATGCACGGATGTTCAAGGGCACCGAGCTGGAAGAGGACGTCGAGAACGTGTTCGCAAAGATAGAAGGTTCCGTTGACCCGAAGCACTACCGGATGCTGAAGCGGCTCGACCAGCTTTTCATCCCGGCGTTCAAGGGGGTCAAGGACTACACATCGTCAAAGACCGCGGGCGCCATCGACAAGCTGGCGAACGCGATCCTGCTCGAGCGCACCTGCGTCACGAAATACGAGTCCTTCTCCAAGAAAGAGACGAAGGCGCTGACGATCGACCCGCTCCACTTCTTCGACCACAACGGCCTCTACCTGTTCGCTCGCGTGAAGGGGCATACCGACATCCGCATCTTCGCGGTCGAGCGGTTCCAGTCCGTCGAGATGACGGAAGAGCGATACGAATATCCGGAAGGGTTTGACCCGGTCAAGCGGCTTGAAAGCACCTTCACGATCTTCGACTACCAGGCGCCGACGACGTTCCGCATCCGCTTTTCGGAGAACTCGGCCAAGTACGTCAAGGAACGACGCTGGGCGAAGGGGCAGAAGATCGAGAAGCAGGATGACGGTTCGATCATCCTGACGATGACGACGATGGGACACGAGGATGTGCTGCGCTGGCTGCTGAGCTACGGTCCTGACGCGGAGTTGATCGAACCGGTGGATTTGCGCGAAGAGCTTAGGACATCGCTGCGGCGTACGTTGGAGAAATACGGGAACGAATGAGGCGCAGATAATCCCATTCCGTAATCGAATCCCTTACCTGTCCGGAATCACGATTCAACGGACCCCCAAAATCCACCCCTCGACTCCGGCGACCAATTTCTCGGCCGGGTACAATCCCGGGTTCAAATATTCCCCGAGGCGCCCTTCGCGATCCGTTCGCCGCAGCCAGGCCGCAACCGCATACGCATCCTGCTGATCCTGCGTGCGGTCTTCCCGCGGGAACGTACGACTCCAAAGCGATGGGTAGACTTCGAGGAGCGCCGACTTGCCCGATGGAATATCCCACCCATCGAAGGGCCAGAAGTGGACACGGTCCCCCATGCGTTGCCGGATATACCGCAACCACGTAATCCCGGAGTGCGTGGATTTCGCGACCGTGCCCTGGACGTCGAAGTGGAAGACGGACTTCGCTCTTCCCGCCCGTTCCTCCGTCATCCTTCGCCATCGGGAATTACCGGATCGGGCCGCGGCGTCACCGAGCAAACCGTCGCGCACGAAATTGACATATACGTTGTCATCATCGGTCGGCCAGTGCTTCTGGAAGTCGTCCAAAATTGCCGGCCACTCCGGCGGCAGCCAGTGGACCTCGAAATATCGCAGGGGGAAAGAGAAGGCGTGATCGATGCCGACGATCGTGGCGCAGTCTTCCGATATGCGCTCCGCCAACCATTCTGCGATGCCGCGCCGCGTCCAATATTTCCGGGGACTGGGCGGAGGGGGGACCTCGACCGGCGTATTCTCCGCACAAGCCATGTAGACCCGCAACCCTTTCAGGCTCGATGTGGGCGTTTCCGCCCCGGAGTAGTCGATCCCGATGTAGCGATCAAAAATCACTGGACCCCGCTTGGTGCAGGGGAATAGCCATCCCTACACAGTTTAGTATAAAAATACTTATTATCCTATTTCGATTCCGCCATCTGAAATATTCTTATGTGTGCCATTATCTAGTTGAAGATCCCAGTGGTCTCTCCTTTCGGTATCTCTAACCCACTCCCTACCCAATTTATCTATAAAACCACCATTCGGTCCACGCGATACAACACCCATCTTTTCCCACCCCCTCGGAGGGATAAATGGATTATCTCCCCCACTGGGCAAATTATTATCGTACTTAGCCTTCCATGGATACCGTATTATTTCAATATCTTTTAAACTCCATATAACTCTAAATTCATTATTACAACATATACACGCCTTATCTTTGGAGGTAATCCCTATCCCTTCAACGCCATTAAACACCTGAGCCGCATTGCTTAGCATAAAACCCCACCTCTTGCATTCCGCCCCTGGATATGACAACAACCCTTTACATAAATTTTCTCCTTCAGAAGAAATCTGTATCAAGGCCTTAGTTAGTATTGGGAGTATTGCGGATTGCCATTCCAATATATAGCCCTTCCATTGCATGTCACTCATGTGATTCCATGGAAATCCATTAAGAAATCGGTCAACAGTCATTGATAATACTTTTATTTCAATATCGTTCTCCTTACAAACCTTGCTAAACGTAAGGACCCTCGCAATATACTTTTCTGCAAATTCAGCCGGCGTGCCACATATATTGTTTTCCAAATTATTTGGACACATCAACGCCACACAACTCATTTATTTAACCTTGCCAAGATTATTTGTTCAGCTATTTTTTGTGATTCATCCAAAAAACCATCTGGCCAGTCGGGAGGCATCCCGTCTTCGTTAAATTCAAATTGTCGTATATTTACATCCCCAGTTGAATCTGGCTCAATAAATACAACGTTTACCAGTTTAGACAACTCATTATTCTCTACTATTCTCAACCTTAATTTATTTATAAGATCAGCGCTATGTGTCTCAACAATACTTCGCCTACCATCTTTCGCAAATATAAACAACACATCCGCTATTTTGCCTGCGCTAGAAGGATGCAGATGTATTTCCGGTTGTTCATATATTGTAAGAATATCTCCACGCACCGAAAGTCCTCGAATAATCATTGGGAGTATCTGCGAGTACCCAAATCCGACATCTGATATCGGAACCATTTTTTTGGAACTGCCAGGCAGTCGTGCCGTCAATTGATACAATATTCGATTAGTACGCTTCACTGAAATTTCTTGGTCTAATCCTATCGCCTTAAGACATTCATTAACTGCAACAAGCAATGGCTT encodes the following:
- a CDS encoding WYL domain-containing transcriptional regulator, coding for MRLDVLVRFLKMHRLLSRVTGATIADLMEEAQVSRATVYRLLAAVENSGDALEKEELPTRHVRYRLLDPFCKGNNSDHAFRIARDELIAVQFVRRYARMFKGTELEEDVENVFAKIEGSVDPKHYRMLKRLDQLFIPAFKGVKDYTSSKTAGAIDKLANAILLERTCVTKYESFSKKETKALTIDPLHFFDHNGLYLFARVKGHTDIRIFAVERFQSVEMTEERYEYPEGFDPVKRLESTFTIFDYQAPTTFRIRFSENSAKYVKERRWAKGQKIEKQDDGSIILTMTTMGHEDVLRWLLSYGPDAELIEPVDLREELRTSLRRTLEKYGNE
- a CDS encoding polymorphic toxin type 17 domain-containing protein produces the protein MSCVALMCPNNLENNICGTPAEFAEKYIARVLTFSKVCKENDIEIKVLSMTVDRFLNGFPWNHMSDMQWKGYILEWQSAILPILTKALIQISSEGENLCKGLLSYPGAECKRWGFMLSNAAQVFNGVEGIGITSKDKACICCNNEFRVIWSLKDIEIIRYPWKAKYDNNLPSGGDNPFIPPRGWEKMGVVSRGPNGGFIDKLGREWVRDTERRDHWDLQLDNGTHKNISDGGIEIG
- a CDS encoding Fic family protein; amino-acid sequence: MVLYIHELPDWPVFRWDLGSLSTQLASVSYRQGRLLGRMESLGLRESENAELEANTLNIVKSSEIEGEVLDWSRVRSSVSRRLGIADAAVGSSDREIDGVVSMMLDATSDYAAPLTRERLFGWHASLFPAGYSGMKKLRVGAWRDDSEGPMQVVSGPVGRENVHYEAPAAKRIEKEMAAFLAWFDDRGESTHLVLRAALAHLWFVTIHPFEDGNGRIARALADLLLARSEESSRRFYSMSAQIRLERDDYYDRLERTQSASSGLDVTPWLEWFLGCLDRALQAAEETTEAVISRARLWESWTPASLNDRQRMVLTRFLDGFEGKLTSTKWSKLAKCSQDTAWRDIQVLLERGILGKDPAGGRSTSYSIKYLK